One genomic segment of Primulina tabacum isolate GXHZ01 chromosome 9, ASM2559414v2, whole genome shotgun sequence includes these proteins:
- the LOC142504304 gene encoding uncharacterized protein LOC142504304, translating to MDLDYALREDRPALLTSSGTADQKGSLEKWERSNRMSLMIMKHSIPDTIRGAIPEENDAKKLLTQIADRFAANEKRKGIIREYIMEMSNLVTRLKAFKLELSEDIVVHLVLISLPAQFNQFKISYNTQKEKWTMNELIAQCVQEEKRLKQDMIESAHLTSNYQGNCINKKRKWSNKERNSGTSQHME from the exons ATGGATTTGGACTATGCGCTAAGGGAAGATCGTCCCGCACTTTTAACCAGTTCGGGAACTGCTGATCAAAAGGGTTCTTTGGAAAAGTGGGAGCGATCAAATCGCATGAGTCTGATGATTATGAAACATTCCATTCCAGATACTATAAGGGGTGCAATTCCTGAAGAAAATGATGCTAAAAAGTTACTTACTCAAATAGCAGATCGTTTCGCTGCAAACGAAAAG AGAAAGGGAATAATAAGGGAGTACATAATGGAAATGTCAAATCTTGTGACTCGACTAAAAGCATTCAAGTTGGAATTGTCGGAAGACATAGTCGTGCATTTAGTCTTGATCTCTCTGCCTGCGcaatttaatcaattcaaaATAAGTTATAATACCCAGAAGGAAAAGTGGACTATGAATGAGCTTATTGCGCAGTGCGTTCAGGAGGAGAAGAGATTGAAACAAGATATGATTGAAAGTGCTCACTTGACATCTAACTATCAAGGTAATTGCATCAATAAGAAAAGGAAATGGAGCAATAAGGAAAGAAACTCTGGGACTTCACAGCATATGGAGTAA
- the LOC142555001 gene encoding large ribosomal subunit protein uL2-like — protein MGRVIRSQRKGAGSVFKSHTHHRKGPARFRSLDFGERNGYLKGVITDIIHDPGRGAPLARVTFRHPFRYKHQKELFVAAEGMYTGQFVYCGKKANLIVGNVLPIRSIPEGAVVCNVEHHVGDRGVFARASGDYAVVISHNPDNGTSRIKLPSGAKKIVPSGCRAMIGQVAGGGRTEKPLLKAGNAYHKFRVKRNSWPKVRGVAMNPVEHPHGGGNHQHIGHASTVRRDAPPGQKVGLIAARRTGRLRGQAAATAAKADKT, from the exons ATGGGACGGGTGATTCGTTCACAGCGTAAGGGAGCAGGATCCGTGTTCAAGTCCCACACCCACCACCGGAAGGGACCGGCCAGGTTTCGATCCCTTGATTTTGGCGAGCGAAATGGGTACTTAAAGGGGGTCATCACCGATATCATCCACGACCCCGGTCGTGGGGCTCCCCTCGCGCGCGTCACTTTCCGCCACCCTTTCCGCTACAAGCACCAGAAGGAGCTTTTCGTAGCCGCCGAGGGCATGTACACCGGACAGTTCGTGTATTGTGGGAAGAAAGCCAACCTCATCGTAGGTAATGTTCTCCCGATAAGATCCATCCCCGAGGGTGCTGTCGTCTGCAATGTCGAACACCACGTTGGTGACCGTGGCGTCTTCGCCAGAGCTTCTGGGGATTATGCTGTCGTCATTTCTCACAACCCAGATAATGGTACCTCTAG GATTAAGCTTCCATCAGGAGCCAAGAAAATCGTGCCTAGTGGTTGTCGTGCTATGATTGGCCAGGTTGCGGGAGGAGGTCGTACTGAGAAACCACTCTTGAAGGCTGGAAATGCATATCACAAATTTCGAGTGAAGAGAAACTCTTGGCCCAAGGTCCGTGGTGTTGCTATGAATCCTGTGGAGCATCCTCATGGTGGTGGTAACCACCAACATATCGGTCATGCCAGTACTGTACGTCGTGATGCTCCTCCTGGGCAGAAGGTTGGTCTTATTGCTGCAAGGAGAACTGGTCGTCTGCGTGGTCAAGCTGCTGCTACAGCCGCCAAAGCAGATAAGACTTAG